In a single window of the Streptomyces sp. HUAS ZL42 genome:
- the mdo gene encoding NDMA-dependent methanol dehydrogenase (This methanol dehydrogenase is considered a nicotinoprotein, since its NADP cofactor remains is not dissociable, but instead remains permanently bound. A member of this family has been shown to act as a formaldehyde dismutase, able to convert two molecules of formaldehyde (plus one water molecule) into one of methanol and one of formate, with no net change in its redox state. More recently, it was shown in Mycobacterium smegmatis that this enzyme is critical to ethanol utilization, for which the biosynthesis of the cofactor-like electron carrier mycofactocin is also required.), protein MKVEELLKPFPIKEFHPFPRALMGPGAHELIGPEARKLGFGRVLVMTTGLRGSDTVHKIVESLKYHGLEVVVYDKVESNPKDYNVMDAVALYQENKCDSFVSIGGGSSHDACKGARISVAHDGRNVNDFEGFNKSENPRNPPHIAVSTTAGTGSETSWAYVITDTTTDPDNPHKYVAFDDASVASLAIDDPTLYYDCPLDYTAQCGFDVLAHASEPYVSRLNFQPSLGNALHSIRLTARHLRQAVWNGQDLAGREGMMYAQYIAAQAFNSGGLGIIHSVSHAVSAFYDTHHGLNNAIALPRVWAFNMPAQYERFADIAEAMGVDTHGMTKVKAAEAALAAGIRLLRDVGIPERFTDVHQDTYSKNRLGQGPTKFYERADVIKGDAADVDRITNHVLGDACTPGNAKECTFDTVRPVVEHCMTGDLDDLLG, encoded by the coding sequence ATGAAGGTCGAAGAACTTCTCAAGCCGTTCCCCATCAAGGAATTCCACCCCTTCCCACGGGCGCTGATGGGTCCGGGCGCCCATGAGCTGATCGGCCCCGAAGCCAGGAAACTGGGCTTCGGGCGGGTGCTGGTGATGACCACGGGGCTGCGCGGCAGCGACACCGTGCACAAGATCGTGGAGTCGCTGAAGTACCACGGCCTGGAGGTCGTGGTGTACGACAAGGTCGAGTCGAATCCCAAGGACTACAACGTCATGGACGCCGTGGCGCTGTACCAGGAGAACAAGTGCGACTCGTTCGTGTCGATCGGCGGTGGCTCGTCGCACGACGCCTGCAAGGGCGCCCGCATCTCGGTGGCGCACGACGGCCGCAACGTCAACGACTTCGAGGGCTTCAACAAGTCGGAGAACCCCAGGAACCCGCCGCACATCGCCGTCTCCACCACGGCCGGTACGGGTTCCGAGACCTCGTGGGCGTACGTCATCACCGACACGACCACCGACCCCGACAACCCGCACAAGTACGTCGCCTTCGACGACGCCTCCGTGGCCTCACTGGCGATCGACGACCCGACCCTGTACTACGACTGCCCGCTGGACTACACCGCCCAGTGCGGCTTCGACGTCCTCGCGCACGCCTCCGAGCCTTACGTCTCCAGGCTGAACTTCCAGCCCTCGCTGGGCAACGCGCTGCACTCGATCAGGCTGACGGCCCGTCACCTCAGGCAGGCGGTGTGGAACGGCCAGGACCTGGCCGGGCGTGAGGGGATGATGTACGCGCAGTACATCGCCGCGCAGGCGTTCAACTCCGGCGGCCTGGGCATCATCCACTCCGTCTCGCACGCCGTCAGCGCGTTCTACGACACCCACCACGGCCTCAACAACGCGATCGCGCTGCCGCGGGTGTGGGCCTTCAACATGCCTGCCCAGTACGAGCGGTTCGCGGACATCGCCGAGGCGATGGGCGTGGACACGCACGGCATGACCAAGGTCAAGGCGGCCGAGGCGGCGCTCGCCGCGGGCATCCGGCTGCTGCGGGACGTCGGCATCCCGGAGAGGTTCACGGACGTCCACCAGGACACGTACTCCAAGAACCGGCTCGGCCAGGGCCCGACGAAGTTCTACGAGCGGGCCGACGTGATCAAGGGCGACGCGGCCGACGTGGACCGGATCACGAACCACGTCCTCGGCGACGCCTGCACGCCGGGCAACGCCAAGGAGTGCACGTTCGACACCGTCCGGCCGGTCGTCGAGCACTGCATGACCGGCGATCTCGACGACCTGCTCGGCTGA
- the mftE gene encoding mycofactocin biosynthesis peptidyl-dipeptidase MftE, translating into MPDARGTLAGLSWPDLSDRRPLVLLPLGSCEQHGPHLPLDTDTAVARAVAERAARRLSGESDVLVAPAQAYGASGEHEGFPGTVSIGHDALRLLVTEIGRSTLRWAGRLLLVNGHGGNLSGLAGAVAGLRGEGRDVAWWPCVPPGSDAHAGRTETSMMLRLRHGAVRTERAVAGPTDPVHLLMDRLVAESVRGVSPSGVLGDPAGAGAREGERLLDGMADRLAEDVRAWRVTERGRLGVPGGRPVVARAGGGR; encoded by the coding sequence ATGCCCGACGCCCGAGGCACGCTCGCGGGCCTGAGCTGGCCTGACCTGAGCGACCGCCGCCCCCTGGTGCTGCTTCCGCTCGGGTCCTGCGAACAGCACGGCCCGCACCTCCCGCTGGACACCGACACCGCCGTGGCCCGCGCGGTCGCCGAACGGGCCGCCCGCCGGCTGAGCGGCGAGTCGGACGTGCTGGTCGCGCCCGCCCAGGCGTACGGGGCCAGCGGCGAGCACGAGGGTTTCCCCGGCACGGTGTCGATCGGCCACGACGCACTGCGCCTGCTGGTCACCGAGATCGGCCGCTCGACGCTGCGCTGGGCGGGCCGCCTGCTCCTGGTGAACGGGCACGGCGGCAATCTGTCCGGCCTGGCCGGGGCCGTCGCCGGACTGCGCGGCGAGGGACGGGACGTGGCCTGGTGGCCGTGTGTCCCGCCCGGCTCGGACGCCCATGCCGGGCGTACCGAGACGTCGATGATGCTGCGGCTGCGGCACGGGGCCGTCCGCACCGAGCGCGCGGTCGCCGGGCCGACCGATCCCGTCCACCTGCTGATGGACCGTCTGGTCGCCGAGTCCGTGCGCGGGGTGAGCCCCTCCGGTGTCCTCGGCGACCCCGCCGGAGCGGGTGCGCGCGAGGGCGAACGCCTCCTCGACGGGATGGCGGACCGGCTCGCGGAGGACGTCCGCGCCTGGCGGGTCACGGAGCGGGGACGCCTCGGCGTCCCCGGGGGCCGGCCGGTCGTCGCCCGCGCCGGGGGCGGGCGATGA
- the mftB gene encoding mycofactocin biosynthesis chaperone MftB (MftB, a small protein, is a peptide chaperone that assists the radical SAM enzyme MftC in performing two modifications to the C-terminal Val-Tyr dipeptide of the mycofactocin precursor peptide, MftA. MftB's role is analogous to the role of PqqD in the biosynthesis of PQQ, a cofactor that derives entirely from a Tyr and a Glu in the precursor PqqA.), giving the protein MTTPQFDTTRPYRLNPSVALRPEPFGALAYHFGNRRLSFLKAPELVGLVRELDRHPSAGDALARVPDARRNTFLRALASLAAADMIIPQHSGTGAR; this is encoded by the coding sequence ATGACCACCCCGCAGTTCGACACGACCCGGCCCTACCGGCTGAACCCCTCCGTCGCGCTGCGCCCCGAGCCGTTCGGGGCGCTCGCCTACCACTTCGGCAACCGGCGGCTGTCGTTCCTCAAGGCGCCGGAACTCGTCGGACTGGTCCGGGAACTCGACCGGCACCCCAGCGCCGGGGACGCCCTCGCCCGTGTGCCCGATGCCCGCAGGAACACCTTCCTGCGCGCGCTGGCCTCCCTGGCCGCCGCCGACATGATCATTCCCCAGCACAGTGGAACCGGAGCGCGGTGA
- the mftD gene encoding pre-mycofactocin synthase MftD (MftD, an enzyme found in the mycofactocin biosynthesis locus, performs an oxidative deamination of 3-amino-5-[(p-hydroxyphenyl)methyl]-4,4-dimethyl-2-pyrrolidinone (AHDP). The resulting compound, now called pre-mycofactocin (PMFT), is a biologically active redox cofactor that can oxidize the non-exchangeable NADH of TIGR03971 family SDR-type oxidoreductases.) — protein sequence MSGWIETVAEAQRRARKRLPKSVYSALLAGSEKGVSYDDNTTAFGELGFAPHVAGLSAKRDLSTTVLGTQIALPVIISPTGVQAVHPDGEVAVARAAAARGTALGLSSFAGKSLQDVVAANPQTFFQLYWMGSKDAMARRIEYAREAGAKALIATLDWSFSYGRDWGSPEIPERLDLRAMTRFAPEALARPRWLWDFVKSRSLPDLTAPNLAEAGQNAPTFFGAYGEWMQTPPPSWGDVRWLRAQWDGPFLLKGVCRVDDALRAVDAGVTAISVSNHGGNNLDATPAPIRALPAVADAVGGQAELLLDGGVRRGSDVVKALALGAKAVMIGRAYLWGLAAGGQGGVENVLDILSRGIDSALLGLGRSSVHELTRDDVVIPPGFTRTLGAA from the coding sequence ATGAGCGGGTGGATCGAGACGGTCGCCGAAGCCCAGCGGCGGGCGAGGAAGCGGCTGCCCAAGTCCGTCTACAGCGCGCTGCTCGCCGGCTCCGAGAAGGGCGTCTCCTACGACGACAACACCACCGCGTTCGGCGAGCTGGGCTTCGCCCCGCATGTCGCCGGACTGTCCGCGAAGCGCGACCTGTCCACGACGGTCCTGGGCACGCAGATCGCACTGCCCGTGATCATCTCCCCGACGGGCGTCCAGGCGGTGCACCCGGACGGCGAGGTGGCCGTCGCCCGCGCCGCCGCCGCACGGGGCACCGCGCTGGGGCTCAGCTCGTTCGCCGGCAAGTCGCTGCAGGACGTCGTGGCCGCGAATCCGCAGACGTTCTTCCAGCTGTACTGGATGGGCTCCAAGGACGCGATGGCCCGGCGGATCGAGTACGCCCGCGAGGCAGGCGCCAAGGCACTGATCGCCACGCTCGACTGGTCGTTCTCCTACGGCCGGGACTGGGGCAGCCCCGAGATCCCGGAGCGGCTGGACCTCAGGGCGATGACGCGGTTCGCCCCCGAGGCGCTGGCGCGGCCCCGCTGGCTGTGGGACTTCGTCAAGTCCCGCAGCCTTCCGGACCTGACCGCCCCGAACCTCGCCGAGGCCGGGCAGAACGCCCCGACCTTCTTCGGCGCCTACGGCGAGTGGATGCAGACCCCGCCCCCGTCCTGGGGCGACGTGCGCTGGCTGCGCGCACAGTGGGACGGGCCGTTCCTGCTCAAGGGCGTCTGCCGCGTGGACGACGCGCTGCGCGCCGTCGACGCCGGTGTCACGGCGATCTCGGTGTCCAACCACGGCGGCAACAACCTCGACGCCACCCCCGCCCCGATCCGCGCCCTGCCCGCCGTCGCGGACGCGGTGGGCGGCCAGGCCGAACTGCTCCTCGACGGCGGCGTGCGCCGCGGCAGCGACGTGGTCAAGGCCCTGGCGCTCGGTGCCAAGGCCGTGATGATCGGCCGCGCCTACCTGTGGGGCCTGGCGGCGGGCGGCCAGGGCGGCGTGGAGAACGTGCTCGACATCCTGAGCCGCGGCATCGACTCCGCCCTGCTCGGGCTCGGGCGCTCGTCCGTCCACGAGCTCACCCGCGACGACGTGGTGATCCCGCCCGGATTCACCCGGACGCTGGGAGCCGCCTGA
- the mftC gene encoding mycofactocin radical SAM maturase (MftC is a radical SAM/SPASM enzyme that catalyzes the first two steps in biosynthesis of the electron carrier mycofactocin from the terminal Val-Tyr dipeptide of the precursor peptide MftA.) yields the protein MTTLHDPPHTADRVPALVEQFKGGLRAPICLTWEWTYACNLSCAHCLSSSGRRDPRELSTDEIKSVIGDLRRMQVFYVNVGGGEPTVRPDFWELLDHAVAHQVGVNFSTNGLRLTPDRARRLAATDYVDIQISLDGATREVNDAVRGRGSYDMALRAMENLAAAGFRDFKISVVLTRQNVSQLDDFAALADRYGARLRITRLRPSGRGADVWDELHPTAEQQREIYDWLVGHGEQVLTGDSFFHLNALGSEPIPGLNLCGAGRVVCLIDPVGDVYACPFAIHDAFRAGNVRSPGGFERVWRDSELFAGLRRPSSGGACARCSAYDTCQGGCMAAKFFTGLPLDGPDPECVKGHGTAALRGVDRGAIPHQGNDHSHRTVPLGMPAVRARHPDRFCDESPLAGLDLT from the coding sequence ATGACCACCCTTCACGATCCCCCGCACACCGCCGATCGCGTGCCGGCCCTCGTCGAGCAGTTCAAGGGCGGCCTGCGCGCCCCGATCTGCCTGACCTGGGAGTGGACGTACGCCTGCAACCTCTCCTGCGCCCACTGCCTGTCCTCGTCCGGACGGCGCGACCCCCGCGAGCTGTCCACGGACGAGATCAAGTCCGTGATCGGCGACCTGCGGCGGATGCAGGTGTTCTACGTCAACGTCGGCGGCGGCGAGCCCACCGTCCGCCCCGACTTCTGGGAGCTGCTCGACCACGCGGTCGCCCACCAGGTGGGCGTGAATTTCTCCACCAACGGCCTGCGCCTGACGCCCGACCGGGCCCGGCGACTGGCCGCCACCGACTACGTCGACATACAGATCTCGCTCGACGGGGCCACCCGGGAGGTCAACGACGCGGTCCGCGGCCGGGGTTCGTACGACATGGCCCTGCGTGCCATGGAGAACCTCGCCGCGGCCGGGTTCCGGGACTTCAAGATCTCAGTGGTGCTGACCCGTCAGAACGTGTCCCAGCTCGACGACTTCGCGGCTCTCGCCGACCGGTACGGCGCCCGGCTGCGGATCACCCGGCTGCGGCCGTCGGGCCGCGGCGCCGACGTGTGGGACGAGCTGCACCCCACCGCCGAGCAGCAGCGCGAGATCTACGACTGGCTTGTCGGCCATGGCGAGCAGGTGCTCACGGGGGATTCCTTCTTCCACCTCAACGCGCTGGGTTCCGAGCCGATCCCCGGACTGAACCTGTGCGGTGCCGGGCGGGTGGTGTGCCTCATCGATCCGGTGGGTGACGTGTACGCCTGCCCGTTCGCCATCCACGACGCCTTCAGGGCCGGCAACGTGCGCTCACCCGGAGGCTTCGAGCGGGTCTGGCGGGACTCCGAGCTCTTCGCCGGTCTCCGTCGGCCGTCGTCGGGCGGTGCCTGCGCGAGGTGCTCGGCGTACGACACCTGCCAGGGCGGCTGCATGGCCGCCAAGTTCTTCACGGGCCTGCCGCTGGACGGTCCGGACCCGGAGTGCGTCAAGGGACATGGCACCGCCGCGCTCCGTGGCGTCGACCGGGGCGCGATCCCGCACCAGGGCAACGACCACTCGCACCGAACCGTGCCCCTGGGCATGCCGGCCGTCCGCGCTCGGCACCCGGACCGCTTCTGCGACGAGAGCCCGCTGGCCGGTCTCGACCTGACCTGA
- the mftA gene encoding mycofactocin precursor MftA (Mycofactocin is a small molecule electron carrier derived from the final two amino acids, Val-Tyr, of MftA, the mycofactocin precursor. It plays a role in redox homeostasis and the metabolism of alcohols and aldehydes in Actinobacteria, including Mycobacterium tuberculosis.), translated as MNEDQTGVEPDTAVDEVVEEILVEEVSIDGMCGVY; from the coding sequence ATGAACGAGGACCAGACCGGAGTCGAGCCGGACACCGCCGTCGACGAGGTGGTCGAGGAGATCCTCGTCGAAGAGGTGTCGATCGACGGCATGTGCGGCGTCTACTGA
- the mftF gene encoding mycofactocin biosynthesis glycosyltransferase MftF (Members of this protein family, MftF, are glycosyltransferases, members of PF00535 (glycosyl transferase family 2). The encoding gene is found as part of the mycofactocin cassette, in Mycobacterium tuberculosis, many other Actinobacteria, and occasional members of other lineages. Mycofactocin itself, a putative redox carrier, is a heavily modified derivative of the C-terminal Val-Tyr dipeptide of the mycofactocin precursor MftA (TIGR03969).) — MTTLAHRTPASPQGIRLPSPPDTGLPTGFTVELAAGTHRSKNGRLLLGGSPPRLLRLTDPAARLLDAGRFTVTDPPSRSLARRLLDAGIVHPRPAPVPVCDTTVVIPVHDRADQLERLLAALRADPATARLPVLVVDDGSTDMAALARVTRTHGAELMSHPCNLGPAAARNTGLRQARTPYVAFCDSDVIPEPGWLASLLAQFTDPAVALAAPRVVALPVSRPGRLDRYEEVRSPLDMGAREGPVVPVSALSYVPSATVVVRRAAVGRGFDEAMRVGEDVDLCMRLHEAGWRLRYVPTARVGHRHRTDLRSWLAQRAGYGTGAADLALRHPGQVPPLYAAPWSLAACALLLRGGPGPAAVALAVTGVTGVRVARRMPDADHPARAGALLSLAALRGTAEQLLRCATRHHWPVAVTAAVASRRARYVLVTAAVAEGLVDHRRSGTSLAPLTHVAIRRLDDLAYGWGVWQGAVRRRTTAPLRPRLARRLVKRWTAGERP; from the coding sequence ATGACGACACTCGCCCATCGCACACCGGCATCCCCGCAGGGCATCCGGCTGCCCTCCCCGCCGGACACCGGCCTGCCCACCGGCTTCACGGTCGAACTCGCCGCCGGCACACACCGGTCGAAGAACGGGCGGCTGCTGCTGGGCGGTTCGCCGCCGCGGCTGCTCAGGCTCACCGACCCGGCGGCCCGCCTCCTGGACGCGGGCCGCTTCACGGTCACGGACCCGCCGAGCCGCTCGCTCGCCCGACGGCTGCTCGACGCCGGGATCGTGCATCCGCGCCCTGCCCCCGTGCCGGTGTGCGACACCACCGTGGTGATCCCCGTCCACGACCGCGCCGACCAGCTGGAGCGCCTGCTGGCCGCCCTGCGCGCCGACCCGGCGACCGCGCGGCTGCCGGTCCTTGTGGTGGACGACGGCTCCACCGACATGGCGGCTCTGGCCCGGGTGACCCGCACCCACGGCGCCGAGCTGATGAGCCACCCCTGCAATCTCGGCCCGGCGGCGGCCCGCAACACCGGCCTGCGGCAGGCCCGTACACCGTATGTGGCGTTCTGCGACTCCGACGTGATCCCCGAACCGGGATGGCTCGCCTCCCTGCTGGCGCAGTTCACCGACCCGGCGGTGGCGCTCGCCGCACCGCGCGTGGTCGCGCTGCCCGTATCCCGGCCGGGGCGCCTCGACCGGTACGAGGAGGTCCGCTCACCCCTGGACATGGGAGCCCGGGAAGGGCCGGTCGTACCGGTGTCCGCGCTGTCGTACGTGCCCAGCGCCACCGTCGTGGTCCGCCGTGCCGCCGTCGGCCGGGGATTCGACGAAGCCATGCGGGTCGGGGAGGACGTCGACCTGTGCATGCGGCTGCACGAGGCCGGCTGGCGGCTGCGGTACGTCCCCACCGCGCGCGTGGGCCACCGGCACCGAACGGACCTGCGCAGCTGGCTCGCCCAGCGGGCCGGGTACGGCACCGGGGCCGCCGACCTGGCGCTGCGTCACCCCGGGCAGGTGCCACCGCTGTACGCCGCACCCTGGTCGCTCGCCGCCTGCGCCCTGCTGCTGCGGGGCGGGCCGGGACCGGCGGCCGTGGCGCTGGCCGTGACCGGTGTGACCGGCGTACGGGTGGCACGGCGCATGCCCGACGCCGACCACCCGGCTCGTGCGGGGGCGCTGCTGTCGCTCGCCGCGCTGCGCGGAACCGCCGAGCAACTGCTGCGCTGCGCCACCCGCCATCACTGGCCCGTCGCGGTGACCGCGGCCGTGGCGAGCCGCCGCGCGCGGTACGTGCTGGTCACCGCGGCCGTCGCCGAGGGGCTGGTGGACCACCGCCGCTCGGGCACCTCGCTCGCACCCCTCACCCATGTGGCGATCCGACGCCTGGACGACCTCGCCTACGGCTGGGGCGTGTGGCAGGGCGCCGTACGCCGCCGGACCACCGCGCCGCTGCGGCCGCGTCTCGCCCGGCGTCTGGTGAAGCGCTGGACGGCCGGGGAACGGCCGTAG
- a CDS encoding AAA family ATPase produces the protein MPATTSPDAFSSVVDVTERFAAHGYIADSRLATTVFLLTRLDKPVLLEGPAGVGKTELAKTLAAATGRRLLRLQCYEGQDESRALYEWDYGKQLLYTQMLRDKIGDLTADAPDLASAVRRIEEQDSLFFSDRFLAPRPLLEAVRGEQPAVLLIDEVDRADEALEAVLLECLAEYQVSVPEIGTYTAKVPPYVVLTSNSTRDLSAALKRRCLHLFLDYPDAERELEIVRTKDTGLPEAASRHLVEVVRGLRDLQLRKNPSISETVDWARTLAVLGVEELDATVLADTANVVLKYERDLHRALDVLPRLVDPNRVLPEPGRHHHDHGHNGHHHHAPGHGHGHGPQRSPEDGEPDEVDGRAVRAAMDEQGRHDDGYYGAPGPGPTHRPVSGGGQGARSFAAVARRRTD, from the coding sequence GTGCCCGCCACCACCAGCCCCGACGCCTTCTCCTCGGTCGTGGACGTCACCGAGCGGTTCGCCGCCCACGGCTACATCGCCGACTCCCGGCTCGCCACGACCGTGTTCCTGCTGACCCGGCTCGACAAGCCGGTGCTGCTGGAGGGCCCGGCGGGCGTCGGCAAGACCGAACTCGCCAAGACGCTCGCCGCCGCCACGGGCCGCCGTCTGCTGCGCCTGCAGTGCTACGAGGGCCAGGACGAGAGCAGGGCGCTGTACGAGTGGGACTACGGCAAGCAGTTGCTGTACACGCAGATGCTGCGCGACAAGATCGGCGACCTCACCGCCGACGCCCCGGACCTGGCCTCGGCCGTCCGGCGGATCGAGGAGCAGGACAGCCTGTTCTTCTCCGACCGGTTCCTCGCCCCGCGCCCGCTGCTGGAGGCGGTTCGCGGCGAGCAGCCGGCGGTCCTGCTGATCGACGAGGTCGACCGGGCGGACGAGGCGCTGGAAGCGGTGCTGCTGGAGTGCCTCGCCGAGTACCAGGTCTCGGTGCCGGAGATCGGCACGTACACGGCGAAGGTCCCGCCGTACGTCGTCCTCACCTCCAACAGCACCCGTGACCTGTCCGCCGCCCTCAAGCGCCGCTGCCTGCACCTCTTCCTCGACTACCCGGACGCGGAACGGGAGTTGGAGATCGTGCGGACGAAGGACACCGGACTGCCGGAGGCCGCCTCCCGCCATCTCGTCGAGGTGGTACGTGGCCTGCGCGACCTCCAGCTGCGCAAGAACCCCAGCATCTCCGAGACCGTCGACTGGGCCCGTACCCTCGCCGTCCTGGGCGTCGAGGAGCTCGACGCGACGGTGCTCGCCGACACGGCCAACGTGGTGCTCAAGTACGAGCGCGATCTGCACCGCGCCCTGGATGTCCTGCCGCGTCTCGTCGATCCCAACCGCGTCCTGCCGGAACCGGGTCGCCACCACCACGATCACGGGCACAACGGCCATCACCACCACGCCCCGGGGCACGGCCACGGGCACGGTCCGCAGCGCAGTCCCGAAGACGGGGAGCCCGACGAGGTGGACGGCCGCGCGGTCCGTGCGGCCATGGACGAGCAGGGTCGGCACGACGACGGCTACTACGGCGCCCCCGGTCCGGGCCCGACCCACCGCCCCGTGTCCGGCGGCGGCCAGGGCGCCCGCTCCTTCGCCGCCGTCGCGCGGCGCCGCACCGACTGA
- a CDS encoding mycofactocin-coupled SDR family oxidoreductase → MTGRRVAVVTGAARGIGAVTVRRLAGDGWAVVAVDRCADDPDVPYPLAEPAQLEFLAEEFPHVRTVRADVRDAAALHGAVDLAEREFGGLDAAVGAAAVMLGGGPVWEQTDAQWRTLFDVDVMGVAHLARAAVPALLRRPGPRTGRFVALASAAAHRGLWGLGAYCAAKHAVLGLVRGLACDLRDTGVTAVAVSPGSTRTDMLRATADLYGLPDVDKLAEQQLTGRPLEPEEVAAAVAWACSPDSAAVTGSVLHADGGFTT, encoded by the coding sequence ATGACCGGCCGGCGCGTCGCCGTGGTCACCGGCGCCGCCCGGGGCATCGGGGCCGTGACGGTACGGCGGCTGGCCGGCGACGGCTGGGCCGTGGTGGCCGTGGACCGCTGCGCGGACGACCCCGATGTGCCCTACCCCCTGGCCGAGCCCGCCCAACTGGAGTTCCTGGCCGAGGAGTTCCCCCATGTCCGTACGGTCCGCGCCGACGTGCGCGACGCGGCGGCGCTGCACGGCGCGGTGGACCTCGCCGAGCGGGAGTTCGGCGGCCTCGACGCCGCCGTGGGCGCGGCCGCGGTGATGCTCGGAGGCGGCCCGGTGTGGGAGCAGACCGACGCGCAGTGGCGGACCCTGTTCGACGTGGACGTCATGGGCGTGGCCCACCTCGCCCGCGCCGCGGTACCCGCACTGCTGCGCAGGCCGGGGCCCCGCACCGGCCGCTTCGTCGCGCTCGCCTCGGCCGCCGCCCACCGCGGCCTGTGGGGACTGGGCGCCTACTGCGCGGCCAAGCACGCCGTGCTCGGCCTGGTCCGCGGCCTCGCCTGCGACCTGCGCGACACCGGCGTGACCGCGGTCGCGGTGTCCCCGGGATCCACCCGGACCGACATGCTGCGCGCCACGGCGGACCTCTACGGGCTGCCGGACGTGGACAAGCTCGCCGAACAGCAGCTCACCGGACGGCCCCTGGAGCCCGAGGAGGTGGCCGCGGCGGTGGCCTGGGCGTGCTCGCCCGATTCCGCCGCCGTCACAGGCTCCGTACTGCACGCGGACGGAGGGTTCACGACATGA